Proteins encoded by one window of Lathyrus oleraceus cultivar Zhongwan6 chromosome 1, CAAS_Psat_ZW6_1.0, whole genome shotgun sequence:
- the LOC127077664 gene encoding aspartic proteinase A1, with amino-acid sequence MGNKLNVMALCLCVWTLFFCFVSCEANEGLRRIGLKKVKLEPKNFLGLKGGEASLSKNILEGTEEFDVVVLKNYLDAQYYGEISIGTPPQTFTVIFDTGSSNTWVPSVKCYFSLACLFHAKYKSSQSSTYKPNGTSAAIQYGTGAVSGFFSYDNIKVGDIVVKDQEFIETTREPGITFVAAKFDGLLGLGFQEISVGNSVPIWYNMVKQGLVKDPVFSFWLNRNPKEEEGGEIVFGGVDPAHFKGEHTYVPVTRKGYWQFDMGDVLIDGKPTGYCAKECSAIADSGTSLLAGPKTVVTMINQAIGASGVYSQECKNVVDQYGQTILQLLLAETQPKKVCSQIGLCTFDGTHGVSMGIQSVVPQTDRISSGGHQDATCSVCEMAIVWMQSQLKQNQTEEQIINYANELCDKMPNPMGQSSVDCAKIPSMPNVSFTIGGKTFDLAPQEYILKVGEGPQAQCISGFTALDVPPPRGPLWILGDIFMGRYHTVFDYGKLRVGFAEAA; translated from the exons ATGGGAAACAAGTTGAATGTGATGGCGTTGTGTTTGTGTGTGTGGACcctatttttttgttttgtttcttGTGAGGCAAATGAAGGGTTGCGTAGGATTGGtttgaaaaaggtcaaattggaaCCCAAGAATTTCTTGGGGTTGAAAGGTGGTGAAGCTTCATTGTCTAAAAACATCCTTGAAGGAACTGAGGAATTCGATGTTGTTGTGTTGAAGAATTATTTGGATGCTCAGTACTATGGTGAAATTTCCATTGGTACTCCTCCTCAGACATTTACTGTGATTTTTGATACTGGTAGCTCCAATACCTGGGTTCCTTCGGTTAAATGTTATTTCTCG CTTGCATGCTTATTCCATGCTAAGTACAAGTCTAGCCAATCAAGTACTTACAAGCCAAATG GGACTTCTGCTGCAATTCAGTATGGTACTGGAGCAGTTTCTGGCTTCTTTAGCTATGATAATATTAAAGTTGGTGACATAGTTGTAAAAGACCAG GAATTTATTGAAACAACCAGAGAACCTGGAATTACATTTGTGGCGGCTAAGTTTGATGGTTTGCTTGGACTTGGATTTCAAGAGATATCAGTTGGAAATTCTGTCCCAATATG GTACAATATGGTTAAACAAGGTCTTGTTAAGGATCCTGTATTTTCATTTTGGCTCAATCGTAATCCCAAAGAAGAGGAAGGAGGAGAGATTGTTTTTGGTGGTGTTGATCCTGCTCACTTCAAGGGCGAACATACTTACGTGCCCGTGACGCGAAAAGGATATTGGCAG TTTGACATGGGAGATGTGCTTATTGATGGAAAACCCACTG GATATTGTGCTAAAGAGTGTTCAGCAATTGCAGACTCAGGGACGTCTCTGTTGGCAGGTCCAAAG ACTGTAGTTACTATGATAAATCAAGCTATTGGAGCATCTGGAGTTTACAGTCAAGAATGCAAGAATGTTGTTGATCAATATGGACAAACAATTTTGCAATTGCTCTTGGCTGAA ACACAGCCAAAGAAGGTATGCTCCCAAATTGGGCTGTGCACGTTTGATGGGACTCATGGTGTTAG TATGGGTATCCAGAGTGTGGTGCCACAGACTGATAGAATATCATCTGGCGGTCATCAAGATGCTACATGTTCTGTATGCGAAATGGCTATCGTTTGGATGCAAAGCCAGCTGAAGCAGAATCAAACAGAGGAGCAGATAATAAACTACGCCAATGAG CTTTGTGATAAAATGCCTAACCCAATGGGACAATCATCAGTTGATTGTGCAAAGATCCCTTCCATGCCTAATGTTTCCTTCACCATTGGTGGAAAAACGTTTGACCTTGCCCCACAAGAG TACATACTGAAGGTGGGTGAAGGTCCTCAAGCCCAATGCATTAGTGGCTTTACTGCTTTGGATGTTCCTCCTCCACGTGGCCCACTCTG GATCCTTGGAGATATCTTCATGGGGCGCTATCACACCGTCTTTGATTATGGTAAACTCAGAGTTGGTTTTGCCGAAGCAGCATAG